In Vicugna pacos chromosome 27, VicPac4, whole genome shotgun sequence, one DNA window encodes the following:
- the BCL2A1 gene encoding bcl-2-related protein A1 yields the protein MTDGEFGYIHMLAQDYLRYVLQIPQPGSGSSKTSRVLQDVAFSVQNEVEKNLKPCLDNFDVVSIDTARTIFNQVMEKEFEDGIINWGRIVTIFAFEGILIKKLLRERIAPDVDTYKISYFVAEFITKNTGEWIRQNGGWENGFVKKFEPKSGWLTFLEVTGKICEILCLLKQFY from the exons ATGACTGACGGCGAGTTTGGATATATTCACATGCTGGCCCAGGACTATCTGAGGTACGTGCTGCAGATACCACAGCCTGGATCTGGTTCAAGCAAAACATCCAGAGTGTTACAAGACGTGGCTTTCTCAGTCCAAAACGAagttgaaaagaatttgaaaCCATGCTTGGATAATTTTGATGTCGTGTCCATAGACACTGCCAGGACAATATTCAATCAAGTGAtggaaaaggaatttgaagatGGCATCATTAACTGGGGAAGGATTGTGACCATCTTTGCATTTGAAGGTATTCTCATCAAGAAACTTCTTCGAGAACGAATTGCCCCAGATGTGGACACTTACAAGATTTCTTACTTTGTTGCGGAGTTCATAACGAAAAACACAGGCGAATGGATAAGGCAAAACGGAGGCTGG GAAAATGGCTTTGTAAAGAAATTCGAACCCAAATCTGGCTGGCTGACTTTTCTGGAAGTTACAGGAAAGATCTGTGAAATACTATGTCTCCTGAAGCAATTCTATTGA